One genomic region from Ptychodera flava strain L36383 chromosome 14, AS_Pfla_20210202, whole genome shotgun sequence encodes:
- the LOC139149091 gene encoding D-beta-hydroxybutyrate dehydrogenase, mitochondrial-like isoform X2, translating to MLLGSINTYSTLGAFFVIYIILRHLRDIIQLDKKTFTRCLTVICVAAVACSLIFNAFIGTIVFCIILAVLYSQLPRPLLTVANKAVLITGCDSGIVGYSLACHLDRLGFKVFAGCKLQNSDGEKQLKSQCSDRVITLQLDVTKDEQIQHAVKFVCENMENGEYIWGVINAASIVRIADFEMFPTKELQREFEVNALGQFCVCKAFIPLIRQSRGRFVNFTFSDIISESGVQDFHRCVNEEITEEQQHLYGKDYLDHLMQAVLAKTSPSITFNDLFTIANAVTEALLSQKPCFKYHCGMDYTLYGVLSSIAPGDFIDRIGAYMVPRLSLNVTDSNVNKKDQ from the exons ATGTTGCTCGGTAGTATCAACACCTATTCAACGCTAGGAGCCTTTTTCGTCATTTACATCATCCTCCGCCATCTAAGAGACATTATTCAGCTTGACAAGAAGACATTCACTCGATGCTTGACTGTAATCTGCGTGGCGGCTGTGGCATGCAGCCTTATATTCAATGCTTTCATAGGCACTATCGTGTTCTGTATCATCTTGGCTGTCCTCTATTCACAGTTACCACGCCCTCTGTTGACAGTTGCAAATAAAGCAGTCCTTATAACAG GCTGTGACAGTGGCATTGTGGGATACTCACTGGCGTGTCATCTGGACAGGCTTGGCTTCAAAGTGTTTGCAGGATGCAAACTTCAGAACAGTGATGGGGAGAAACAGTTGAAGTCACAGTGTTCAGATAGAGTGATCACACTGCAGTTGGATGTCACCAAGGATGAACAAATTCAACATGCCGTGAAATTTGTTTGTGAAAACATGGAGAATGGAG AGTATATATGGGGTGTAATTAATGCAGCGTCCATTGTGCGGATTGCAGACTTTGAAATGTTTCCTACAAAAGAGCTTCAGCGTGAGTTTGAGGTCAACGCACTGGGACAATTTTGTGTCTGTAAGGCGTTCATTCCACTCATCAGACAGTCCAGAGGCAGATTTGTCAATTTCACCTTTTCAG ACATAATCTCTGAGTCAGGTGTTCAAGATTTTCATCGCTGTGTCAACGAGGAGATCACCGAAGAACAACAACATCTGTATGGCAAGGATTACTTGGATCACCTTATGCAAGCTGTGTTAGCAAAGACCTCACCATCAATAACATTTAATGATCTATTTACCATTGCCAACGCCGTCACAGAGGCGCTGTTATCACAAAAACCCTGTTTCAAATACCACTGTGGAATGGACTACACTCTGTATGGTGTGCTGTCATCCATTGCCCCTGGTGATTTCATTGATCGTATCGGAGCATACATGGTCCCTCGTCTTTCTCTAAATGTCACTGATTCTAATGTCAATAAGAAGGACCAATAA
- the LOC139149091 gene encoding D-beta-hydroxybutyrate dehydrogenase, mitochondrial-like isoform X1: MLLGSINTYSTLGAFFVIYIILRHLRDIIQLDKKTFTRCLTVICVAAVACSLIFNAFIGTIVFCIILAVLYSQLPRPLLTVANKAVLITGCDSGIVGYSLACHLDRLGFKVFAGCKLQNSDGEKQLKSQCSDRVITLQLDVTKDEQIQHAVKFVCENMENGEYIWGVINAASIVRIADFEMFPTKELQREFEVNALGQFCVCKAFIPLIRQSRGRFVNFTFSGNFASERTVAHTMSTYAVEGMSHVLRLEMKKWGVDVCMVQPPFRETDIISESGVQDFHRCVNEEITEEQQHLYGKDYLDHLMQAVLAKTSPSITFNDLFTIANAVTEALLSQKPCFKYHCGMDYTLYGVLSSIAPGDFIDRIGAYMVPRLSLNVTDSNVNKKDQ, encoded by the exons ATGTTGCTCGGTAGTATCAACACCTATTCAACGCTAGGAGCCTTTTTCGTCATTTACATCATCCTCCGCCATCTAAGAGACATTATTCAGCTTGACAAGAAGACATTCACTCGATGCTTGACTGTAATCTGCGTGGCGGCTGTGGCATGCAGCCTTATATTCAATGCTTTCATAGGCACTATCGTGTTCTGTATCATCTTGGCTGTCCTCTATTCACAGTTACCACGCCCTCTGTTGACAGTTGCAAATAAAGCAGTCCTTATAACAG GCTGTGACAGTGGCATTGTGGGATACTCACTGGCGTGTCATCTGGACAGGCTTGGCTTCAAAGTGTTTGCAGGATGCAAACTTCAGAACAGTGATGGGGAGAAACAGTTGAAGTCACAGTGTTCAGATAGAGTGATCACACTGCAGTTGGATGTCACCAAGGATGAACAAATTCAACATGCCGTGAAATTTGTTTGTGAAAACATGGAGAATGGAG AGTATATATGGGGTGTAATTAATGCAGCGTCCATTGTGCGGATTGCAGACTTTGAAATGTTTCCTACAAAAGAGCTTCAGCGTGAGTTTGAGGTCAACGCACTGGGACAATTTTGTGTCTGTAAGGCGTTCATTCCACTCATCAGACAGTCCAGAGGCAGATTTGTCAATTTCACCTTTTCAG GAAACTTTGCATCAGAACGTACAGTGGCTCATACCATGTCAACCTATGCAGTAGAAGGAATGAGTCATGTCTTGAGATTGGAAATGAAAAAGTGGGGAGTTGATGTATGCATGGTACAACCACCATTCAGAGAAACAG ACATAATCTCTGAGTCAGGTGTTCAAGATTTTCATCGCTGTGTCAACGAGGAGATCACCGAAGAACAACAACATCTGTATGGCAAGGATTACTTGGATCACCTTATGCAAGCTGTGTTAGCAAAGACCTCACCATCAATAACATTTAATGATCTATTTACCATTGCCAACGCCGTCACAGAGGCGCTGTTATCACAAAAACCCTGTTTCAAATACCACTGTGGAATGGACTACACTCTGTATGGTGTGCTGTCATCCATTGCCCCTGGTGATTTCATTGATCGTATCGGAGCATACATGGTCCCTCGTCTTTCTCTAAATGTCACTGATTCTAATGTCAATAAGAAGGACCAATAA